GAAAAAACAGGGCAGTTTCACCATCACGGGTACAGGTGGTTTACCCCATCGTCCCGGTGAAGCGTCGATGTCAAATTATTCTACCGGTGATGTACGTGATGTCATAAATGAAAATACATCTCGTCTTTGGAAAAAAGGCGACCCTATTATCGAACCGCTTGGGGTTTATCGACTCTCAAATGGTCAATTGGTGATGAGTCGAGAGTGTAGGTAATCACAGGGAATAATCATAGCGATACCTTTCCTGCGGAACGCTCGCGAACGGTGAGCTTCGCTAACGCACATAGCTAATAAACGTATTGTAAGTGAATAAAGCGGTTAGATTTCATCTGGATTGATGCCCAATTGACGCAAGCGTTCTGCTAATTGTTCTACTCTTCTTTTTGCTTCAGTTGCTTCTTGTTGAGCTTGTTGTGTTTCTTGTTTTGCAGCAATTGCTTCTTCGGAGGGTACAGGTATCAATTCACCTATCTGAGTGAACCATCGTAACCATAATCGGGGAATCCCGCGAAAAGACCCCTGCCATAATCCCAAACTTAAACCTATTTCTGGCATCAGCAAGCGTCCATCCGTCAAATTCATGGATTGATACTCACCATCTACCAACTGAAATCCTTGAAGTTCATTCGTGTATCGACTAAAAATCACATAGTAAGGAACTTGCAAAATCCGCTCGTACACGTACCACTTGCTAGGAGGTTTATCGGGTTCACTTTGGGTTTCTCCCAAATCTTCGTCTTCTGTACCGGGAGATAATAACTCAACGACAACAATCGGATTAACTTTTTCTTGCCAAGTCACGTAACTTAAACGTAAGTCTTGTCCTTGATATAACCTTGGGACGCCCACGACACCAAACCAATCGGGACGTTTATACCATTGAGTATGCTGCACATCATAGTAGAGATTCAGGTCTGCCGCACTATAAACCAGTTCTGAACTCCAATCAGGTGGCACAAAAGTTAACAGTAGTAGCAATGGCTGGAAGAAGTGAAATTCGTCTGGCAAACCGGAGTCCTCTGGATTGTCACTTGGTAAATCATACATTGTCGGCAGCGTTTCCTCTGTAGGAACTGGCGGTTGAGATTGAGGAATAAAGCGAGTTGGAGATGTCATAATGTGATGAGAGCGCTAGTAATGAAGAAAATCTGACAAGATGCTACTCGCGATACAGAGCAGATAACTTCATTATGACTAATGACTTGCCTAACGACACTGGTCTCTCAAAAGCTACTGCTCTGGAAGGAATTGATGACACCCTGCGGTTCCACGCACCTTTCTGCCAAAATAAAACAGCAATTGATACCAGACCACGAACATGACTTCAACATCAAACGGACAATCGGCGATCGTTCGTACAGAGCGTGGGTTGACGATCGCAGGCACAAGGGTAACCCTGTATGATTTGATGGACTATATCCATGCTGGCTATCCACATTCGTTGATCCGCAATAAATTCCATATTACTGACGAACAATTTAGTAATGCCATGTCATACATAAAGTCAAATTATGCTGAAGTAGAGGCAGAGTATCAGATTGTTCTACAACAGGCAGAAGAAATTCGGCAGTATTGGGAAGAGCGCAATCGCGAACGAATTGCCCAAATTGCCAACATACCACCGAAACCAGATCAGGAGGCAGCTTGGGCAAAACTTCAGGCACGAAAAGTCAAACGTGCTGAGTCAGATTTATGATTTTTCTTATTGACCATAATATTGAAGGACAAGCCCTTGTTCTTCTTGGAAGCATCACTACTGGAGGTTGGCTCGACTTACTACCAATTCGCTTCGTCACCTTTGAAGAAGTTCAGTTGCCAATTAATAGCAATGACCGAATGGTTTGGCGATTTGCTCAACAGAATCGAATGATTCTGCTAACAGCTAATCGTAGTATGAAAGGAAAGGACTCATTAGAGCAAGTCATTCGTGAGGAAAGTTCATCAACTTCTCTGCCTGTAGTTAGGGCTTGCTGAATACAATCGGAAGGTAGGACAGATAAGAGTTTCAAGGTGATATAATATAGTATTGGTATATAATAGGCAATAAAGGGATGAAAGTATGCAAGTTGAGCTTTCCTCAGCAGATGCAAGTTATATTAGCGAATTAGTTAAAAACGGTTACTTTCAGAACGAGGAGGAAGCCGTTGCAGCCGTTATTAGGCATGACAGGCAGCAATATGAAGCTAAAATTAACCGACTGAATACTGCGTTACAAAAGGGCATAGATGATGTAAAGGCAGGCAGAGTCACCCCTTACACGTTAGAGCTATTAGATGAGCTATTTGAGGAGGCGTTGGCGGAAGAGGAAAGAGGCGAACCATTAGAGATTGATGCCGATGTTATCCCTTGAATTGACTGAAAGTGCCAAAAAAGATTTAAAGAGTATCACGCGATACACTAAGCGGGAATGGGGTAAAGAGCAGGCAGTTGCCTATAAAGCTATGCTGGATAAGCAGTTTGATTTGCTCAGACAAAATCCCCGCATGGGACATCAAAAGTCCGAAGTAAGAGAGGGTATTTTGTGTGTGGCAGCAAGACAACATCTTATTTTTTACCAGCTAGAAGATACCACCATTTATGTCTTGCGTATCTTACATAGCAGTATGGATTACGCACGGCAGTTGCAATAGGGTGTAATGAACGGCTGTAACTTTTCGTTCCAGCCGTTTGCTGTATTGGAGTCAAGACGTTTCATGAACTTTCTTGCCTATACTGAAAAGGGCTAATAGCTATCGCATACTGGAACTTGCAGCGATCGCCATTTGAGCCTTTTCGGAACGCTGCATCTGAAGATGAAATCGGAGATTGCATTTTTAAATTGTGGCAGATAAAAGCTGAACTAAGACGAGAAGCTAAACGAGATAACACTTCTCGTCAGGAGTCAGATATACCAAAATTATGGGTACTCACTCCAACTGCGTCTTCAAAAGTATTATCTAGCTTTGGTGCTACTCAAAAAAAAGGTTGGTTACCTGGAGTACATTTCACCGACAATGCTTTACGAACAGCAATTGTTGCAATTCATCAACTTCCTGATATCTCAGAAACATTATGGCTAAGGATTCTTGGACGAGGAAGCATACAAGAAAAAGCAATATTAGAATTACAATCATTATCAATACATCATCCATTCCGTCAAGCTACGCTAGAATTAGTTTACAATTTGCAGAAAAATTTAAGAGTTAATCAACCTTTGGAGCCAGATGATAGGGAGTTAATTATGCGGTTAGAACCACTTTACCAACAAGACCGAGAGCTTGCTAAGCTTGAAGAAAGACGACAAATTATTGAAAATATGCTTGAAGTCCGCTTTGGCTCACTAGATAGCGAACTGATAACTCTCGTATCAACAATATCAACTTTACCAGCAAAAGAATTTACCCCCTTACTTATGCAACTATCTAGAGAAGAATTAATTGCAAGATTTGGTACTTAATCTTCATAAATTCTTGGAGAATATAGATGAACAACGGATATTTGTTAACCAAGTTCCACTCATAATCTTAGGATCGGAGTGAATAATTTGTCGCTCCCGTAAATGCGATTGAATGTCCATCTTTGCCATACTAGCCAGAAATCGAACATAAAAAAAGTTATGTAACCGCAGCCTGTAGCAGACGAACGCAGATAAATCTGTACTTTATTCAAGTGAGAACCGCTATAGTCATGTATTTTCTTACCTATATCCTGTAGCATCGGAAG
This genomic interval from Scytonema hofmannii PCC 7110 contains the following:
- a CDS encoding Uma2 family endonuclease, which produces MTSPTRFIPQSQPPVPTEETLPTMYDLPSDNPEDSGLPDEFHFFQPLLLLLTFVPPDWSSELVYSAADLNLYYDVQHTQWYKRPDWFGVVGVPRLYQGQDLRLSYVTWQEKVNPIVVVELLSPGTEDEDLGETQSEPDKPPSKWYVYERILQVPYYVIFSRYTNELQGFQLVDGEYQSMNLTDGRLLMPEIGLSLGLWQGSFRGIPRLWLRWFTQIGELIPVPSEEAIAAKQETQQAQQEATEAKRRVEQLAERLRQLGINPDEI
- a CDS encoding DUF433 domain-containing protein; translation: MTSTSNGQSAIVRTERGLTIAGTRVTLYDLMDYIHAGYPHSLIRNKFHITDEQFSNAMSYIKSNYAEVEAEYQIVLQQAEEIRQYWEERNRERIAQIANIPPKPDQEAAWAKLQARKVKRAESDL
- a CDS encoding type II toxin-antitoxin system RelE/ParE family toxin translates to MLSLELTESAKKDLKSITRYTKREWGKEQAVAYKAMLDKQFDLLRQNPRMGHQKSEVREGILCVAARQHLIFYQLEDTTIYVLRILHSSMDYARQLQ